One Elaeis guineensis isolate ETL-2024a chromosome 10, EG11, whole genome shotgun sequence genomic window carries:
- the LOC105053329 gene encoding LOW QUALITY PROTEIN: 65-kDa microtubule-associated protein 6 (The sequence of the model RefSeq protein was modified relative to this genomic sequence to represent the inferred CDS: inserted 1 base in 1 codon): MVGVGVGTRSFTSVSMETSCGALLRELQHIWVEIGESEEDKQRMLLEIERECLEVYWRKLDEASKAKAQLRQSVAAKEAELSTLMASLGEHILHMKKEKMQGSLKEQLASLAPLLEDLRAEKEERVKQFADIQSQIEKISAELTEHNHQNDTVTSRVAIEEHDLSMRKLDEYQARLRALQKEKSGHLHNVLEYINEVHSLCGVLGLDFRKTVDEVHPSLHETGSGQSTNISYNTLEGLAQAVLKLKAEKKVRIQKLREIVESLFELWNLMDSSEQERKCFGRLTCIIRSPEQDITYPSLLSLETIEQTEAEVERLKKLKASRMKELILKRRSELEEICRRTHIEPDMSTAPEKTNALIDSGLVDPSELLADIGAQILKAKEESMSRKEIMDRISKWLAACDEENWLEEYNQDQNRYSTRRGAHLNLKRAEKARITVSKIPDIVDNLINRTFTWEDERNMPFMYDGVRLVPILEEYKLTLQQKEDEKRRYQDQKKLQNMLLAENEALFGSKPSPKRSISFNRKPNVYRANGNGNVFMPPTPRQLSVGXATPELLTPRTYSGHHHGYIKEMRRLSTTPLNFVAMSKEDTMSSFTSISGSEPESPQEV, translated from the exons ATGGTGGGGGTTGGGGTGGGGACGAGATCGTTTACCAGTGTCAGCATGGAGACCAGCTGTGGTGCTTTGCTTAGAGAGCTTCAG CACATATGGGTGGAGATAGGGGAGAGTGAAGAAGACAAACAGCGTATGTTGTTGGAGATTGAGAGGGAGTGCTTGGAAGTATACTGGAGGAAGCTTGATGAAGCCAGCAAGGCCAAGGCACAGCTTCGTCAGTCTGTGGCTGCAAAAGAAGCAGAGCTTTCGACTCTCATGGCTTCCCTTGGGGAGCACATTCTCCATATGAAG AAAGAAAAAATGCAGGGATCATTGAAGGAACAACTTGCTTCATTAGCACCGTTGTTGGAAGATCTGAGAGCAGAAAAAGAGGAACGGGTCAAGCAGTTTGCTGATATACAATCACAGATTGAGAAGATCAGTGCTGAACTAACAGAACACAATCATCAGAATGACACTGTGACCAGCCGTGTTGCTATTGAAGAGCATGATTTGTCAATGAGGAAGCTTGATGAATACCAAGCAAGGCTTCGTGCTCTCCAAAAGGAGAAG TCTGGTCACCTTCATAATGTTCTGGAATATATAAATGAAGTGCATTCTTTATGTGGTGTGCTTGGACTGGACTTTAGAAAGACAGTGGATGAAGTGCATCCCAGCTTGCATGAGACTGGTTCAGGGCAGTCCACGAACATTAGTTATAACACATTGGAAGGTCTAGCCCAAGCTGTCTTGAAGTTAAAAGCAGAAAAGAAAGTTCGAATCCAAAAG CTAAGGGAAATTGTGGAATCACTATTTGAACTTTGGAACTTGATGGATTCATCTGAACAAGAAAGGAAATGCTTTGGAAGACTAACTTGCATCATTCGATCACCAGAACAGGACATTACATATCCTAGTTTGCTTTCCCTAGAAACAATTGAACAG ACGGAAGCTGAAGTAGAAAGGCTGAAAAAACTAAAAGCCAGCAGAATGAAAGAACTCATTCTAAAGAGAAGGTCGGAACTAGAAGAGATATGCAGAAGAACACACATTGAGCCTGACATGAGCACAGCACCTGAGAAAACTAATGCATTGATAGACTCAG GTCTGGTAGATCCTTCCGAACTTCTGGCCGATATTGGGGCACAAATACTGAAGGCAAAAGAAGAATCTATGAGCAGGAAAGAGATAATGGATAGGATAAGCAAATGGCTTGCTGCTTGTGATGAAGAAAATTGGCTTGAAGAATACAACCAA GACCAAAACAGGTACAGCACTAGAAGAGGtgctcatttaaatctaaaacggGCAGAGAAGGCACGGATCACTGTGAGCAAAATTCCAG ACATTGTGGATAATCTGATAAACAGAACTTTCACCTGGGAGGATGAGAGGAATATGCCATTCATGTACGATGGG GTTCGTTTAGTACCTATTCTCGAGGAGTATAAGCTTACTCTACAGCAGAAAGAAGATGAAAAAAGACGATATCAG GATCAGAAAAAGCTACAAAATATGCTTCTTGCAGAGAATGAAGCATTGTTTGGATCCAAACCAAGCCCGAAACGGAGTATCAGTTTTAACAGAAAGCCAAATGTGTATCGTGCAAATGGAAATGGGAATGTATTCATGCCCCCCACTCCACGGCAGCTTTCTGTTG ATGCCACCCCTGAACTCCTTACACCGCGCACATATTCTGGTCATCACCATGGATACATTAAGGAGATGAGACGGTTGTCAACCACACCATTGAACTTTGTTGCTATGTCAAAGGAGGATACCATGTCATCCTTCACTTCTATCAGTGGGTCAGAACCAGAATCTCCACAAGAAGTCTAA
- the LOC105053156 gene encoding LOW QUALITY PROTEIN: IAA-alanine resistance protein 1 (The sequence of the model RefSeq protein was modified relative to this genomic sequence to represent the inferred CDS: inserted 1 base in 1 codon; deleted 1 base in 1 codon; substituted 2 bases at 2 genomic stop codons): MLSSLPSGRRHRLLLLLLLALVSAAAAPLVAAHGEHSPACPFSTPAGSDHEGHHHHYDHDHHHLHDHHHEHRREIRSTMLPEELAEEEDLMLERFDHDHHHHHDHHHHHPHHHDHHHHHHDHHSHGDRPSELSLIGIWVRAMGCSLLVSLASLICLAILPVILLQGKPSKSLVDSLAVFGAGAMLGDAFLHQLPHAFGGEHSHSHEHHQHHLEHGHSHSHSLEDLSVGLSILCGIVLFFLVEKVVRYVEDNSVKGAYEVGHGHHHHHKRHDKLKDDSKNHDESNSKLDEPKDTLNDEHNGCQNDENHTERETLLRKRATCSGATNDDKEELNAGNGLTTKSXSLNMTAQPSSLVFGYLNLFSDGVHNFTDGMALGSAFLLHGSVGGWSRTLFLLAHELPQEVGDFGILVRSGFSVSKALFYNFLSALVALAGTALVSSFFSFSFRNSDSXETKSYLMFLNFLXALVLGKDPGQSSLIEGFTAGGFIYIAVAGVLPEMNDGKTTFKSTAIQLTSLILGMAVALCISLVE, from the exons ATGCTTTCCTCCTTGCCGTCCGGGCGGCGCcatcgcctcctcctcctcctcctcttggcTCTCGTCTCTGCCGCTGCGGCCCCTCTTGTCGCGGCTCACGGGGAGCACTCGCCGGCCTGCCCCTTCTCCACCCCCGCCGGATCCGACCACGAGGGCCACCATCACCATTACGACCACGACCACCATCACCTCcatgatcatcaccatgaacatcGGCGGGAGATCCGGTCGACCATGCTGCCGGAGGAACTGGCCGAGGAGGAGGATCTGATGCTCGAGCGATTCGATCACGACCACCACCACCATCACGATCACCATCACCACCATCCCCACCatcatgatcaccatcaccatcaCCACGACCATCATTCTCATGGTGATCGTCCTAGCGAGTTGTCACTAATAG GTATATGGGTGCGGGCGATGGGGTGCTCGTTGCTGGTGAGCTTGGCGTCCCTGATATGCCTCGCAATCTTGCCGGTGATATTAC TGCAGGGGAAGCCGTCCAAGAGCTTGGTGGATTCTTTGGCTGTTTTTGGG GCAGGGGCAATGCTAGGTGATGCTTTTCTTCATCAGCTGCCACATGCTTTTG GTGGTGAACATTCTCATTCACATgagcatcatcaacatcatcttgAACATGGACATTCACATTCTCATTCTTTAGAAGATCTTTCTGTTGGATTATCCATTTTGT GTGGAATTGTACTTTTTTTCCTAGTAGAAAAGGTTGTAAGATATGTGGAAGATAATTCTGTAAAAGGAGCTTATGAGGTGGGGCATGGACACCACCACCACCATAAACGCCATGACAAACTGAAAGATGACAGTAAGAATCATGATGAGTCAAATTCAAAGCTTGATGAACCAAAGGACACATTAAATGATGAACATAATGGCTGCCAAAATGATGAAAATCACACTGAACGTGAAACCCTTCTTCGTAAG CGAGCCACATGTAGTGGTGCTACAAATGATGATAAGGAGGAGCTAAATGCTGGAAATGGTCTTACAACAAAAA CATCCTTGAACATGACAGCTCAACCATCAAGTTTGGTGTTTGGCTACCTGAATCTTTTTTCTGATGGTGTT CACAACTTTACTGATGGAATGGCTTTGGGAAGTGCGTTTTTACTTCATGGCTCAGTTGGAGGGTGGTCTAGAACGTTATTTCTGCTTGCACATGAGCTTCCTCAAgag GTTGGTGACTTTGGGATCTTGGTGAGATCAGGATTCTCCGTCTCCAAAGCGCTCTTCTACAATTTCCTGTCAGCATTAGTGGCACTGGCTGGAACTGCATTGGtgagttcatttttttcttttagttttaGGAATAGTGATTCATGAGAAACAAAGTCTTACTTAATGTTTCTGAAT TTTCTGTAGGCTCTGGTTTTGGGGAAAGATCCAGGACAGTCTTCTTTGATCGAG GGATTTACTGCTGGTGGTTTCATATATATAGCAGTTGCAGGCGTCCTCCCAGAGATGAATGATGGAAAGACAACATTCAAAAGCACCGCAATTCAGTTAACTTCTCTAATATTAGGAATGGCTGTTGCCCTTTGCATCTCCCTTGTCGAGTGA